The following are from one region of the Methanospirillum hungatei genome:
- a CDS encoding ATP-binding protein, which yields MVSQKLPIGIQSFEKIRTGGYAYVDKTPFISDIVRNGSYYFLSRPRRFGKSLFIDTIDCAFSGKVELFSGLYLTTPESGWDFEKVYPVLRVDFAGGTFRIEQDLIGRLDRILDQWEEQYQTEKTHGSPGERLFYLIPNIASKTKSPIVILIDEYDKPILDNLEDPSLSAKMRDILKDFYGAIKPLDLHLRFVFLTGVSKFVKTGIFSGLNNLKDITIDTRYSSICGYTGQDLINVFGDRISGYDIHDISRWYNGYSWTGESVYNPFDILLFLDQGIFRPYWFETGTPSFLIKIWKTDPRLPADYDGLITGEEILGSFDPEHIRMETLLFQSGYLTIKEWSADLVRGLRCVLGFPNIEVRTSLNTLFSEALSGRNAPENRDRLYALLDAGDISGLHTLFHAFFASIPHDWYRKNHISRFEGYYASVIYTYFASLGYEVIPEDTTNLGQIDLTIKTNKAIWLFEFKVLGSNREKIENPLEQLRKKGYAEKYRKDILPIYEIGIVFDPESRNIVRWEVQEPEKLGMGE from the coding sequence ATGGTCTCTCAGAAACTTCCCATTGGAATACAGTCTTTTGAAAAGATCCGAACCGGTGGGTATGCATATGTTGACAAAACGCCCTTTATTTCTGATATCGTTCGGAATGGATCATACTATTTTCTCTCCCGGCCTCGCAGGTTTGGAAAAAGCCTGTTTATTGACACCATCGATTGTGCCTTCTCTGGGAAAGTGGAACTATTTTCTGGATTATATCTTACAACTCCTGAATCCGGATGGGATTTTGAGAAGGTGTACCCTGTCCTGCGAGTTGATTTTGCTGGTGGAACCTTTAGAATCGAACAGGATCTCATCGGAAGGCTTGACCGGATATTAGACCAGTGGGAGGAACAATACCAAACCGAAAAAACTCACGGTTCTCCTGGAGAACGGCTTTTCTATCTTATTCCAAATATTGCATCAAAGACAAAAAGCCCAATTGTGATCCTCATCGATGAATATGATAAACCAATTCTTGACAATCTTGAAGATCCATCTCTTTCGGCTAAAATGCGTGATATTCTCAAGGATTTTTACGGAGCGATAAAACCACTTGATCTTCACCTGCGATTTGTATTCCTGACCGGGGTCTCAAAATTTGTAAAAACAGGGATTTTCTCAGGCCTGAATAATCTGAAAGACATCACCATAGACACACGATATTCATCTATTTGTGGATACACGGGACAGGATCTAATCAACGTTTTTGGCGACAGGATCTCTGGGTATGACATTCATGACATCTCCAGATGGTATAATGGGTACTCCTGGACCGGTGAATCTGTCTACAATCCTTTTGATATCCTTTTGTTTCTGGATCAGGGTATATTTAGACCTTATTGGTTTGAGACCGGAACACCGTCATTCCTCATAAAAATCTGGAAAACTGACCCTCGCCTCCCTGCAGATTATGATGGATTAATAACCGGTGAAGAGATCCTTGGCTCATTTGATCCGGAACACATCAGAATGGAGACACTTCTCTTTCAGAGTGGGTATCTGACTATAAAAGAATGGTCTGCGGATCTTGTCCGGGGTCTTCGGTGTGTGCTAGGATTTCCAAATATTGAGGTTCGGACTTCATTAAATACACTCTTCTCTGAAGCACTGAGTGGAAGAAACGCTCCCGAAAATCGTGATCGTCTTTATGCTCTCCTTGATGCGGGCGATATATCCGGATTACATACTCTGTTCCATGCTTTTTTCGCCTCGATTCCTCATGATTGGTATCGGAAAAACCATATCTCCCGGTTTGAGGGATATTATGCGAGTGTTATATATACGTATTTTGCAAGTCTTGGATATGAAGTAATACCAGAGGACACTACAAATCTTGGGCAGATAGATCTCACAATAAAGACGAATAAAGCAATTTGGTTGTTTGAATTTAAAGTATTAGGATCAAATCGGGAAAAAATAGAAAACCCACTTGAACAACTTCGGAAAAAAGGATATGCAGAGAAATATCGAAAAGATATTCTCCCTATATATGAAATTGGAATTGTTTTTGATCCAGAAAGCCGAAACATTGTGAGATGGGAGGTTCAAGAGCCAGAGAAATTGGGTATGGGAGAATAG
- the rfbB gene encoding dTDP-glucose 4,6-dehydratase, which yields MNILVTGVAGFIGSNFVYQYLKDHPGDSLIGFDALTYAGNLDNLSNIPEGEKKRFHFVKGDITDPEQIKATFNRYDIQGVINFAAESHVDRSIHDPAIFLRTNILGTHTLLDAAKTAWLRDGKWKENTTFLQVSTDEVYGALGPDGLFRETTPLDPHSPYSASKAGSDLIVKAYHDTFSMPVVITRCSNNYGPYQFPEKLIPLIITRALDHQSIPVYGDGRQIRDWLYVMDHCRAIDLAFHKGKAGEVYNIGGSNERENIFIVKTILQFLSEMTGDSDINEDLISYVTDRLGHDRRYAIDASKIQRELGWVPETSFEEGIRNTIQWYLVHRNWVKSVISGEYQSFYKKNYG from the coding sequence ATGAATATTCTTGTTACCGGAGTAGCTGGTTTTATTGGCTCAAATTTTGTCTACCAGTACCTCAAAGACCATCCAGGTGACTCCCTAATTGGTTTTGATGCTCTTACATATGCAGGAAATCTTGACAATTTAAGTAATATCCCAGAAGGGGAGAAGAAGAGATTTCATTTTGTGAAAGGAGATATAACGGATCCTGAACAGATCAAAGCTACATTCAATCGCTATGACATTCAGGGAGTTATCAATTTTGCAGCAGAATCACATGTGGATAGATCCATACATGATCCTGCCATATTCCTACGAACAAACATCCTGGGGACACATACGCTCCTTGATGCAGCAAAAACAGCATGGCTGAGGGATGGAAAATGGAAAGAGAACACCACATTTCTTCAGGTATCCACCGACGAGGTCTATGGCGCACTCGGCCCGGATGGTCTCTTCAGAGAGACAACTCCACTTGATCCCCATAGTCCCTATTCAGCAAGTAAAGCAGGATCAGATCTCATTGTAAAAGCATATCATGATACCTTTAGCATGCCTGTGGTCATCACCCGATGCTCGAATAATTATGGGCCATATCAATTCCCGGAAAAACTCATCCCTTTGATAATCACCCGGGCCTTGGATCATCAGTCCATTCCGGTATATGGAGATGGCCGACAGATCCGCGACTGGCTCTATGTCATGGATCATTGCCGTGCAATAGACCTAGCTTTTCATAAAGGAAAAGCGGGTGAAGTATACAATATCGGTGGTTCAAATGAACGGGAAAATATCTTTATTGTAAAGACAATATTGCAGTTTCTTAGTGAAATGACTGGAGATTCGGATATCAATGAAGACCTGATATCGTATGTTACCGACAGGCTCGGTCATGACCGGAGATATGCAATAGATGCCTCAAAAATCCAGCGGGAATTAGGGTGGGTACCAGAAACTTCTTTTGAAGAAGGAATCCGGAACACAATCCAATGGTATCTGGTACATCGAAATTGGGTGAAAAGTGTGATCTCCGGTGAATACCAGAGTTTTTACAAGAAAAATTATGGATGA
- the rfbD gene encoding dTDP-4-dehydrorhamnose reductase translates to MKLLITGAHGQLGQDMTNLCRRSRYEVLPCSSQDLDITDYYTVLEYVSKTHPDFIVNCAAYNAVDMAEKEWEKAFFVNGTGPKNLALAANMVGAVLVHYSTDYVFNGQIDRPYTIVDFPTPISKYGESKLLGEQQVLRHAHSYYLIRISWVFGSGNMNFVKKVLEWSEKQDLITVVDDQISSPTYTYDLAKATLDLIKTGQYGLYHCTNAGFCSRYDFASYILQKIGWTGDLVPGKSGEFKTPAIRPSFSALDNFGITQVMGYTMPSWQDAVDRFLHEIGRI, encoded by the coding sequence ATGAAACTGCTCATTACTGGTGCCCATGGTCAGCTTGGTCAGGATATGACGAATTTATGTAGAAGAAGTCGATATGAAGTCCTGCCATGTAGTTCCCAGGATCTTGACATCACTGATTATTATACTGTGCTTGAGTATGTGAGTAAAACTCACCCTGATTTCATTGTTAATTGTGCTGCATACAATGCTGTTGATATGGCAGAAAAAGAATGGGAGAAGGCATTTTTTGTTAATGGAACAGGACCGAAGAACCTTGCCCTGGCAGCGAACATGGTCGGTGCAGTTCTGGTCCATTATTCTACGGATTATGTCTTTAATGGTCAGATAGATAGACCATATACAATTGTAGACTTTCCCACACCAATAAGCAAATATGGGGAGAGCAAACTCCTGGGAGAGCAGCAGGTTTTGAGGCATGCACATTCCTATTATCTCATTCGAATCTCATGGGTGTTTGGGTCTGGAAACATGAATTTTGTCAAAAAGGTTCTGGAATGGAGTGAAAAACAGGATTTAATTACCGTTGTCGATGATCAGATATCATCACCAACCTATACTTATGATCTTGCAAAAGCGACTCTTGATCTCATTAAAACCGGTCAATATGGATTATATCATTGCACCAATGCAGGGTTTTGTTCAAGATACGATTTTGCTTCATACATCCTTCAAAAAATAGGATGGACAGGGGATCTTGTTCCTGGAAAAAGTGGTGAATTTAAAACACCCGCCATTCGTCCCAGTTTTTCAGCACTTGATAACTTTGGAATTACCCAGGTAATGGGATACACTATGCCTTCATGGCAGGACGCAGTCGATCGCTTTTTACATGAAATTGGAAGGATATAA
- the rfbC gene encoding dTDP-4-dehydrorhamnose 3,5-epimerase, whose product MGKITVKQTTLDGVLLMEPQFFKDSRGFFVESYNKNDFSQAGIIDEFVQDNHSKSQKGVLRGLHYQYPHAQGKLVRVLKGSIYDVAVDIRVGSPTFGEHFAVILSEEHPAMLFVPTGFAHGFLVLQDNTEVMYKVTDFYYPVGDAGLHWNDPTLSIPWPLDVIGLKSPILSEKDTIHPTLAELKSPFLYNQD is encoded by the coding sequence ATGGGAAAAATTACCGTAAAACAAACAACTCTTGATGGAGTCCTTCTTATGGAACCCCAGTTTTTTAAAGACTCGCGGGGATTCTTTGTGGAGAGTTACAATAAAAATGATTTCTCTCAGGCAGGTATTATTGACGAGTTCGTCCAGGATAATCATTCAAAGTCGCAAAAAGGTGTGCTTCGTGGTCTTCATTATCAATACCCTCATGCACAGGGAAAACTGGTCCGTGTCCTAAAGGGTTCTATCTATGATGTAGCGGTAGATATCCGGGTAGGATCCCCAACCTTTGGAGAACATTTTGCAGTAATCCTCAGTGAGGAACATCCAGCGATGCTTTTTGTTCCAACCGGGTTTGCGCATGGATTTCTTGTTTTGCAGGATAATACTGAAGTGATGTACAAAGTTACTGATTTCTATTATCCTGTGGGAGATGCAGGACTCCACTGGAATGATCCAACCCTTTCCATACCCTGGCCCCTTGACGTTATTGGTTTAAAATCTCCAATATTATCTGAAAAAGACACCATTCACCCAACTCTTGCTGAACTTAAATCACCTTTTCTATACAACCAGGATTAG
- a CDS encoding glycosyltransferase, with the protein MAIANCLHADIYTTDCSMPEWFDPLKKTHSLGEVSEKPFLRQMGAAKLFWQSDLSDKYDMFVFSGNWAHHASRNHNPSLYYCHTPIRALYDLYPVFQNRFPYPIRTAFSSWASVMRVLDRQSIKKIDGIVANSKNVQGRIRQYYFREAPVIYPPVDTSLYSCRECENYWLSVNRLYPEKRIDLQIEAFSHMPDQNLIIVGGTSSGDHAAPYSQYIRRIADTHSNVTILGQIPDFELINLYSHCRGLICTAIDEDFGITPLEAMASGKPVIAVAEGGFVETVTPECGKLIQPDVKSIIEAVEKISRHPETYLEACKMRASEFDIKIFNTAIINAVTKTYETWSHSV; encoded by the coding sequence ATGGCAATTGCAAATTGCCTTCATGCAGATATCTATACTACTGATTGTTCAATGCCAGAATGGTTTGATCCTTTGAAAAAAACTCATTCATTAGGAGAAGTATCAGAAAAGCCTTTTTTGAGACAGATGGGAGCGGCGAAACTGTTTTGGCAGAGCGATCTGTCAGATAAGTATGATATGTTTGTTTTTAGTGGAAACTGGGCTCATCATGCCTCCCGAAATCATAATCCTTCACTTTATTACTGTCATACACCAATAAGGGCACTCTATGATCTGTACCCGGTTTTTCAAAATCGCTTCCCATATCCGATTAGAACCGCATTCTCGAGTTGGGCATCGGTCATGAGAGTCCTGGATAGGCAATCAATAAAGAAAATTGATGGCATTGTTGCAAATTCGAAAAATGTTCAAGGACGAATCAGACAATATTACTTCCGTGAAGCCCCTGTCATATACCCTCCAGTTGATACGTCCCTTTATTCCTGTCGAGAGTGTGAGAACTATTGGTTGTCAGTAAATCGTCTTTATCCGGAAAAACGGATTGATCTTCAGATTGAAGCATTCTCCCATATGCCTGACCAAAACCTGATCATTGTTGGCGGTACAAGTTCAGGAGATCATGCAGCTCCGTACTCTCAATATATCAGAAGAATCGCCGATACGCATAGCAACGTCACAATTCTTGGTCAAATTCCGGATTTTGAATTAATAAATCTTTATTCACACTGCCGAGGACTCATATGTACAGCGATTGATGAAGATTTTGGAATTACTCCATTAGAAGCAATGGCGAGTGGAAAACCAGTTATCGCCGTTGCAGAAGGGGGATTTGTTGAGACTGTCACCCCGGAATGCGGGAAGTTAATACAACCTGATGTGAAATCAATTATTGAGGCAGTGGAAAAAATATCCCGTCATCCGGAAACATATCTTGAAGCCTGTAAGATGAGAGCATCTGAATTTGATATTAAGATCTTTAATACTGCTATCATCAATGCAGTGACAAAAACTTATGAAACATGGTCACATTCAGTATAA
- a CDS encoding glycosyltransferase family 2 protein — translation MVTFSIIIPNYNGIAFLGPCIDSILAQEFQDFEIILVDNASKDRSVSFVRVTYPDVQIIMNHQNRGYAGGCNDGARVAKGDFFLFLNTDTTLHPQFLIKIHEGISEYPNYGMYAPKMLYPDGRINSTGICFSLSGAAWDRGMGEEDTGQYNNSEDILGPCGGAAVFRKETFFDAGEFDDDFFLFMEDVDLVFRVQCAGWKCRYIPDAVVFHHHGGTAGVDSDITIYYGNRNILWYPVKVFPLWLLLLSMPWIIGRTIGIIIYYTFHGKGKIAIQSKWDALRGLFLMVKKRRYISHAHFQISSIRHCFFGFAFNNKRFL, via the coding sequence ATGGTCACATTCAGTATAATTATTCCGAACTATAACGGGATTGCATTTCTTGGACCATGTATTGACTCTATACTTGCCCAAGAATTTCAGGACTTTGAAATAATTCTAGTAGATAATGCATCAAAAGATAGAAGTGTATCGTTTGTTCGTGTAACATATCCAGATGTTCAAATAATCATGAATCATCAGAATCGCGGATATGCAGGAGGGTGTAATGATGGTGCCCGGGTAGCAAAAGGTGATTTTTTTCTTTTCCTGAATACTGACACAACGCTCCACCCACAATTCCTAATAAAAATACATGAAGGAATATCTGAATATCCTAATTATGGGATGTATGCACCGAAAATGCTGTATCCAGATGGAAGAATTAACTCTACTGGTATATGTTTCTCGCTATCCGGAGCAGCCTGGGACCGGGGAATGGGAGAAGAAGATACCGGACAATATAACAATTCTGAAGATATCCTCGGACCATGTGGAGGAGCAGCAGTGTTTAGAAAAGAGACTTTTTTTGATGCTGGTGAATTTGATGATGATTTTTTTTTATTTATGGAGGATGTCGATCTTGTCTTCCGGGTACAATGTGCAGGATGGAAATGCAGATACATACCAGATGCCGTGGTGTTTCATCATCACGGAGGAACAGCCGGGGTTGATTCCGACATTACAATATATTATGGAAATCGAAATATTCTCTGGTATCCAGTCAAGGTTTTTCCATTATGGTTATTGTTATTATCTATGCCATGGATAATTGGGCGGACAATCGGAATAATTATTTATTATACATTTCATGGAAAAGGGAAAATTGCAATCCAATCTAAGTGGGATGCGCTCAGGGGCCTTTTTTTAATGGTAAAAAAAAGAAGGTATATTAGCCATGCTCATTTTCAAATTTCTAGTATCCGACACTGCTTTTTTGGTTTCGCATTCAATAATAAAAGATTTTTATAA
- a CDS encoding glycosyltransferase family 2 protein — translation MIQKIDMNKLKINSFPLVSIVIPNYNGLQYLERCLNSVQNQSYTNTETIFVDNGSVDESCDYVAKNFPWVLIIKNSKNLGFSGGVNTGIRASKGEYIFTLNTDTELDPDCLLHLVHELELFPNVGLCGPKVLFFDGKINSTGLNKILTKCKAISRDLVLFTKMFDGVNPSSRILLSPN, via the coding sequence ATGATACAAAAAATTGATATGAATAAGTTAAAAATAAATTCATTTCCATTAGTCAGCATTGTAATTCCAAATTATAACGGTCTTCAATATTTGGAGAGATGTCTCAATTCAGTTCAGAATCAATCTTACACCAATACAGAGACGATATTTGTTGATAATGGATCTGTTGACGAAAGTTGTGATTACGTCGCAAAAAATTTCCCTTGGGTTTTGATAATAAAAAATTCAAAAAACCTCGGATTTTCAGGCGGAGTAAACACTGGCATTCGGGCATCGAAGGGTGAATATATTTTTACTCTCAATACTGATACAGAACTTGATCCGGATTGTCTTTTGCATTTAGTTCATGAATTAGAATTATTTCCCAATGTTGGATTATGCGGGCCGAAGGTACTGTTCTTTGATGGAAAAATTAATTCGACGGGGTTGAATAAAATTCTTACTAAATGTAAAGCAATTTCAAGAGATTTAGTATTGTTTACAAAAATGTTTGATGGTGTTAATCCTTCATCACGGATATTATTATCCCCTAATTAG
- a CDS encoding ABC transporter permease, whose product MAIFNHSNLLWNFVKRDLQQRYVGSLLGIYWSFINPLVTLIIYIIVFGFFLKMRIPGSDSIFDFSLYFAAGFLPWVAFQSTVMRASQAIIDNKNYIKKVPFPSEIFPIYITISESINLVIGLLIYFLIFFTLKGIPGIMVLILPFLIILQIFFTLGFSFLFSAATVFFRDIPQIINSVFQVWFWVTPIVYVITIVPEEIRWILYLNPLYYILEFYRDSLLYNTFPDMMNMGVIILITIVLFALSLYIFRSVKRGFGELI is encoded by the coding sequence ATGGCAATTTTTAATCATAGTAATTTATTATGGAATTTCGTTAAAAGAGACCTACAACAACGCTATGTTGGTTCTCTTCTTGGTATTTACTGGTCATTTATCAATCCTCTCGTTACATTAATCATTTATATCATTGTTTTTGGTTTTTTTTTAAAAATGAGAATTCCAGGAAGTGACAGTATCTTTGATTTCTCCCTCTACTTCGCTGCAGGGTTTCTTCCTTGGGTTGCGTTTCAGTCCACGGTAATGAGAGCATCCCAGGCAATTATTGATAATAAAAACTATATCAAAAAAGTGCCATTTCCCAGTGAGATATTTCCGATCTATATTACCATATCAGAATCAATCAACCTCGTAATCGGTCTTTTGATATATTTCCTGATCTTTTTTACTCTCAAGGGAATTCCGGGGATTATGGTTCTGATTCTACCTTTTCTTATCATTCTACAAATATTTTTTACTCTGGGTTTTTCTTTCCTGTTCTCAGCTGCAACTGTTTTTTTCAGGGACATTCCACAGATAATAAATTCAGTATTTCAGGTGTGGTTCTGGGTTACTCCAATTGTGTATGTTATTACCATTGTGCCTGAAGAGATCAGGTGGATACTCTATCTGAATCCCCTGTATTATATTTTGGAATTTTATCGGGATTCACTACTTTATAATACATTTCCTGATATGATGAATATGGGAGTTATTATACTTATTACAATTGTGCTCTTCGCTCTCTCTCTATATATATTTCGCTCTGTTAAGCGGGGGTTTGGTGAATTAATATGA
- a CDS encoding ABC transporter ATP-binding protein, whose product MNEYAIEVNNLSKMFKLYPSQGKRLLDYVSFGKKKYYQEFWALQDISFTVPKGSTFGILGQNGSGKSTLLSILAGVLEPSGGFFLARGKVSAILELGAGFHPEFTGRANVYMYGSIMGLSKEEVDKRMSDIIYFSELGDFIDQPLRTYSSGMYARLAFSVAVNVNADILIVDEALAVGDALFQHRCFRKIHEMKESGKTILYVGHDTEAVRGLCDHAMILDGGRMLELGDSAMIANKYLALIAEREQKYYEANLQEYGEKPDENWETIYNFIDHLAKADKKIQTPESIRELRVDIKNAPRRTIFAHPPSELQYRVPVNPGTMLSFAIGIYPSAYDFIAHGMRFSVIINDDVVFSHVLEPHENTSDRGWHNQMISLSAYEGKDVIIRFITEGSQQDISYCWGGWGWPVLLCPINPKVSQNLERPKIRTGTRRIEIIEAKICDEKGLSVSSIEYGDYFYIHMIIKANESINEPITVGTTVRNKHVTITGINTLWGKCDIKSLERNEQLKVSFKYHGILTSGIYFITPAVALADNNSNEIERFDRFEDELILNIKSKMKFEGFVNLSDGIIIGSENN is encoded by the coding sequence ATGAATGAATATGCCATTGAAGTAAATAACCTTTCAAAGATGTTTAAATTGTATCCATCTCAGGGAAAACGACTACTTGATTATGTTTCTTTCGGTAAAAAGAAATATTATCAGGAATTCTGGGCACTCCAAGATATTTCCTTTACCGTGCCCAAAGGATCTACATTCGGCATTCTCGGGCAGAATGGGTCAGGAAAAAGTACTCTCCTCTCAATCCTTGCCGGAGTATTAGAGCCATCCGGAGGTTTTTTTTTGGCAAGGGGGAAAGTATCTGCGATATTGGAATTAGGTGCCGGGTTCCATCCGGAGTTTACCGGACGAGCAAACGTGTACATGTATGGCTCGATTATGGGTCTTTCGAAAGAGGAGGTTGATAAGCGGATGTCAGATATAATCTACTTTTCAGAACTTGGTGATTTTATCGACCAACCTCTCCGTACATATTCATCAGGTATGTATGCCAGACTTGCATTCTCTGTTGCGGTGAATGTAAATGCAGATATTCTTATTGTTGATGAAGCACTGGCTGTCGGGGATGCACTTTTTCAGCATCGATGTTTTCGTAAGATCCACGAAATGAAAGAATCCGGAAAAACAATCCTTTATGTTGGTCACGATACTGAAGCAGTCCGGGGCCTGTGTGATCATGCAATGATTCTGGATGGGGGACGTATGCTTGAATTAGGGGATTCAGCGATGATTGCAAATAAATATCTAGCCTTGATTGCTGAACGTGAGCAGAAATATTATGAAGCCAATCTTCAGGAGTATGGAGAAAAACCGGATGAGAATTGGGAGACAATATATAATTTCATTGATCACCTGGCAAAAGCGGATAAGAAGATCCAGACACCTGAAAGTATTCGGGAATTGCGAGTTGATATAAAAAATGCACCAAGAAGAACAATCTTTGCTCATCCCCCTTCTGAGTTACAGTACCGTGTTCCGGTAAATCCTGGGACCATGTTATCATTTGCGATCGGTATTTATCCAAGTGCATACGATTTTATTGCTCATGGGATGCGTTTCTCTGTGATAATCAATGATGATGTGGTTTTTTCTCATGTCCTTGAACCTCATGAGAATACATCCGACCGGGGCTGGCATAACCAGATGATCAGTCTTTCTGCATATGAGGGAAAAGATGTAATTATCCGGTTTATTACTGAGGGTTCCCAGCAGGATATCAGTTACTGCTGGGGAGGGTGGGGATGGCCTGTATTGTTATGTCCAATTAATCCAAAAGTGAGTCAGAATTTAGAAAGACCAAAGATAAGGACCGGGACCCGTAGGATTGAAATTATTGAAGCGAAAATATGTGATGAGAAGGGATTATCAGTTTCTTCAATTGAATATGGAGATTATTTTTATATCCACATGATAATTAAGGCAAATGAATCTATTAATGAACCAATAACAGTTGGTACAACAGTTCGAAATAAGCACGTTACGATAACGGGAATCAACACGTTATGGGGAAAATGTGATATTAAATCTTTAGAGAGGAACGAACAATTAAAAGTGTCTTTCAAATATCATGGTATATTAACTTCCGGTATTTATTTTATTACACCAGCAGTTGCTCTTGCTGATAATAATTCTAATGAAATCGAAAGATTTGATCGATTTGAAGATGAACTAATATTAAATATTAAATCTAAAATGAAATTTGAAGGATTTGTAAATCTTTCAGATGGAATAATAATAGGATCAGAAAATAATTAG